GGGTCGCCCGCCGCTTCAAGGTCCCGGCGCAGCTCGCCGTGCTGCTGGCGGTGGGCACCTCCATCTGCGGGGCGAGCGCGGTGGCGGCCGCGGCCCCCGTCATCCGAGCCGACGAGGAGGACGCGACCCTCGCCACCGCTCTCTGCGGCATCCTGGGGACCGTCGGGGTCTTCTTCTACGTCCTCGCCGGTCCCTTCCTGGGCCTGACGGTGCCGCAGCTCGCCATCCTCTCGGGCTCCACCCTTCACGAGGTCGCCCAGGTCATGGCGGCGGCCTTCACCTGGGGAACGGCCGCCGGGGACATGGGGACGCTGGTCAAGCTGACCCGGGTGGTCCTCCTGGCGCCCGCCCTGGTGGTGCTCGGCCTCATGAGCGGGAGCGGCAAGAAGCTGAGCTACTCCTGGAAGGAGCCGCCCATCCCCTGGTTCGTCATCGGCTTCTTGGCGGTGGGCGTGGTCGGCTCGATCGGCGTCGTCCCGCCCGATGCCAAGGCGTGGCTCTCCAGTGCGAGCATCTTCCTGATGGTGACGGCCATGGCCGCCATGGGCCTGAACACCAACCTCGCCATGGTGCGCAAGGCCGGCATGAAGGTCGTCTACGCCGGCTTGACCGGTTTTGCGCTGCTCGCCGCGATGAGCTGGGGCGTGATCCGGCTGCTGCGCATCGGCTGAGATCCGCGCCGCTGAAAACTTCTTTCGCTTCGTTTGGAACAATATCGCTTGCCGTGTCGTTTACGGAGCAGGCATCCATTCCAAGAGGAGATGAACCATGCGAAAGATGTTGCTGCTGGCGATCGCGACGATGGGAACGACGGCGCTCATGGCGCTCCCGTCCGAGGCCAGGCCCTGGCACGACCACGACCGCCGCGAGGCGGATCGGCAGGTCATCGCTCAGCCGACCTGGCCCGAGCAGTACCGCCGGGAGGTGGAGCGGCAGGTCGTCGTGCAGCCGATCCCCGGAGTGGAGGTGCGGTTGCCCGTGCAGGTCGTGCGGCCCGTCGAGCGCAGGCGCGTCATCGTGGTCCGCGAGCGGGAGCGTCACGACTTCCACCACGATTGGGATCGCCACGACTGGAAGCACCGGGGCCCCCACCGCGAGGTCATCGTGGTGCGGCGCTAGCGCTCGTCGCAAACGAACGGGTCCCCGGCGATCGCCGGGGACCCGTTCGCATGAGGGGGCTTGCTAGCGACGCTTCTTGCCGGCCTTGAGACGGGGCTTCTGGACGCGGCGGGCGCGGGTCACGAGCACCTGCGCCAGCAGCGGAAGGGCCTGCTTGCCGGTCACGCTCACGTGGATCCAGGCCGGATCGTCGCCCGTCTCGAGGGCCTTGGCGCGCAGGCTTTCGAGCAGCGCCGCGTCCTCGGGGGTCGTCGGGATGATGGCGGCCCACTCGTCGGCCTTGAGGTTGGTGCTCACCTCGAAGCTATCGCCCTTCGGCGTGAGCGCGGCGAAGAAGCGATCGCCGGGCAGGTAGGAGCGGTACGACCAGGTATGAGTCGCCTCCGAGAAGGCCCACTTCCAGGTGGCGCCGATCTCGATGACGGTCTCGCGCACTTCGTTCCACTGGGCCAGGTGGTCCTTGAGGAGCTCGGCGAGCTGTTCGCGATTGGGAGGATTGCCCCGGAACGAGGCTTCAGGTTGCTTGTTCATGGCACCATTATCGCATGGCCGCGCCCCTCGGGTGCGGCCATGCGTGTTTGCGCGGCGGCTTCGGCGAGAAAAAACTTGCAAGCTAATGTATTTAGCTTTAAGCTAACATGTGTAGCTAATCGCCGCGAGGAGGTCGCCATGAAATGGGGTTCATTCGGTCGCGCCGTCCTGGGAGGGGCTCTGGTGCTCAACGCCGGGCTCGTTTCGACGGCTTGGGCGCAGGACACGCGTCAAAACGAGGGAGAGAAGACGATGACGACCCGATTCTTGACGACGGCCGAGGGCCGGATCGCCTACGACGACACCGGGTCGGGGCCGGTGGTGATCTGCGTGCCGGGCCTCGGCGACTTGCGCGGCGAGTACCGTCACCTGACACCCCGCCTGGTCGAGGCCGGCTACCGGGTCGTCGCGATGGACGTGCGCGGCCACGGCGAGTCGAGCGTCTCCTGGCCTGACTACTCGGTCGCGAGCATCGGCCAGGACGTGGTGGCCCTGGCGCACCACCTGGACGCCGGCCCCGTGACGGTGGTCGGGACCTCGATGGCGGCGGGTGCCGCCATCTGGGCTGCCGCCGAAGCCCCCGAGCGCATCGGGAAGATCGCGCTGATCGGGCCCGCCGTGCGGGATGGGGGCCCTCTCTGGAAGTCGCGGGTCATGTCCTGGCCCTTCAGCGGGCCGTGGGGCCCCGCGCTCTGGGGCATGTTTTACACCTCCTTGTATCCGACGAAGAAACCGGCCGATTTCGATGCCTACCTCACGAAGCTTCGCGCCAACCTGCATGAGCCCGGGCGCCTCGCGGCCGTGCGGGAGATGATCGCAAGCTCCAAGGCTGCCTCGGAGGCGCGGCTGTCCAAGGTTCGCGTGCCGAGCCTGGTCCTGATGGGCACCCGTGATCCGGACTTCAGCGATCCGGCCGCCGAGGCGAAGCGGGTGGCCGACCCGCTGGGTGCCTCGGTCCAGCTGATCGAGGGCGCCGGTCACTATCCCCACGCCGAGATGCCGGAAGTGACCACGCCCCACCTGCTTCGCTTCCTGGGCGAGCGCCGGACGGAGGTGTCCCATGGCTCCTAGGGCCGGGCTGGACGAGGCGGTCGTGGTGCGGGCGGCCGTCGAGCTGGTCGATGCGGAGGGCCTCGAAGGCCTGAACCTCTCGCGCCTGGCCGAGCGCCTGGGGGTCCGTCCCCCCTCGCTGTACAAGCACGTGGCGGGCCTCGATG
The sequence above is drawn from the Pantanalinema sp. genome and encodes:
- a CDS encoding putative sulfate exporter family transporter, producing MSTIAEKTPPLQTPNRFAGVLLALGLATASWYLAMLPGLKVMGALTVALLVGILWRLAAGLPAWAVPGTRYSARTVLRLGIVLMGARLDFGLIAKAGPKVLFLDVLVIAIGIAGIAWVARRFKVPAQLAVLLAVGTSICGASAVAAAAPVIRADEEDATLATALCGILGTVGVFFYVLAGPFLGLTVPQLAILSGSTLHEVAQVMAAAFTWGTAAGDMGTLVKLTRVVLLAPALVVLGLMSGSGKKLSYSWKEPPIPWFVIGFLAVGVVGSIGVVPPDAKAWLSSASIFLMVTAMAAMGLNTNLAMVRKAGMKVVYAGLTGFALLAAMSWGVIRLLRIG
- a CDS encoding DUF3788 family protein, whose amino-acid sequence is MNKQPEASFRGNPPNREQLAELLKDHLAQWNEVRETVIEIGATWKWAFSEATHTWSYRSYLPGDRFFAALTPKGDSFEVSTNLKADEWAAIIPTTPEDAALLESLRAKALETGDDPAWIHVSVTGKQALPLLAQVLVTRARRVQKPRLKAGKKRR
- a CDS encoding alpha/beta hydrolase, which gives rise to MTTRFLTTAEGRIAYDDTGSGPVVICVPGLGDLRGEYRHLTPRLVEAGYRVVAMDVRGHGESSVSWPDYSVASIGQDVVALAHHLDAGPVTVVGTSMAAGAAIWAAAEAPERIGKIALIGPAVRDGGPLWKSRVMSWPFSGPWGPALWGMFYTSLYPTKKPADFDAYLTKLRANLHEPGRLAAVREMIASSKAASEARLSKVRVPSLVLMGTRDPDFSDPAAEAKRVADPLGASVQLIEGAGHYPHAEMPEVTTPHLLRFLGERRTEVSHGS